The sequence GGAAGTAAATACTTGGACTGACAGAAATGTCTATTGTTGGGAAAATTTTCTTCAATTTAAATgtcttatctctaaaaaaaaaatcttaaagtgcTAACTTTATATAAAGCAGGCAAATTCTTCAAGTAATTTGCTATTAAGTAAGCCAATTTTTTATAgatctcaataaaaaatgaataaactaaagtGAAACAGGAAGATAAgacatggaggaaaaaaatgacaagttGTAGCTGGATAAAGCAATAAAATGCTGTTATACCATCTTAGGCTTCTAATTTCAATTAAACACATAAGCTAACAGATTTAGGTATCTGCTGGTTTAGTACACTAACTCTCTTACATTTGCTAAAATTTACACAACAATCAACAAACAGGTACACATAAAAAGTCCTAAGGAAAAGAATGCCACTTAAAAATCAACATCAGATACTAATTAAAGCAATCTTAAAAGGTTGTCTGCTactataaatgaatataaaatgtaatataccTTACAAACTAAGAACCGAAACCTTGTTCAAAGTTTCATTACTCCTGCCCTTGAGCTGCTTCTTCAAGATAGTACACATTAACCAAATGGCGATTGAGGTGTTTGCTGTAATCTTTTCCCTTTCTGAAAGAACGATCACAGAAGATACAAACAAAATCTCCCTTAGCCGCTTTGACTGCCAAGGCTTCCTTTGCATTTTTTCTGCTAGATTCTTGTGGAACTGGCCGAGCCCCATGCAATCCAGAATCATCACTACCCTCTGACATGTTGTCACTTAGGTCACTTCCTTCATGGCTGTGGATGCCTTCATCTTCATCAATTTCCTGAGACTCATTTACTGCCATGGTAGCAGGAGGTGATGCCAGTGCAGTTTTGGACACTGCTTCATGTTCTTCTACTGCTGAAGGGGGAAGCACTGGTGAAACTGCTTCTTCAACTGTTGAATTTATACCAGGGAGATTCTCTCTTATGTTCTGATCAGTGTCCATTTTCATTTCACAAACCATAGTGTCAGTCTGATGTTTACCATTTAAAGTTTCACCCTCTGGCGTATTCAAGTTTTGTCCAGAGGATGAAACATTGGTAGATTCGTTGATATTAGCAGCAAGACCAGGTAGGCTCTCATCTGCCTCTTCTGCTCCTACTTTCTGAAGAGGGgcttctttatttccttcaccTATGTTGAGTAATTTTTGGTCTCCTGATGCCTCTTCTCTTAAATTTTCCTTTGGCAgcggtggtgatggtggtgagagATCCTCTGTGCTTACACTTTCCTTTAGAAGCCGGCTATCTTTAACAGGCACTAAGCCAACTTCAATAAGGACTTGCTCCTTCCGTGCCCTTTCACTCTGCATGTTagacttttcctttttatcttttcgGAGAGGAGGCTTTTTGGAAACTGACTCCATATGAAGGGGAGGCTCTCTGGGAGGTGGCTCCCTCTGATCAGGCTCCTTCTGAACCACCCCCATGGGAGGAGATGCCTCCATCTGAACAGGCTCGTTCTGGACCACCTCTATGGGAGGAGACAGCTCTATCTGAACAGGTTCCTTCTGAACCACCTCCATGGGAGGAGACAGCTCTATCTGAACAGGTTCCTTCTGAACCACCTCCATGGGATGAGACAGCTCCATCTGAACAGGCTCCTTCTGGACCACCTGCATGGGAGCAGGTTCTACCTGGGCAACCTCCATCTGAGCAGGTTCCACGGGAGCAGGCCCCATTTGGGCAACCTCCGTCTGAGCAGTCTCCATGGGAGGAGGCAGCTCCATGTGAGCAGGTACCATTTGGGCACCCGCCATCTGAGCAGGCTCCAGGGGAGGCAGCAGCTCCTTCTGAGCAGGCCCCTCCTGAGCCACCTCCATCTGAATAGGCTCGTCATGAGCAGGCTGTATCTGGGCACCCTCTACCTGAGCAGGATCTATGGGAGGTGGCGGCTCCACCTGAACAGGTCCCTTCTGAATCGCCTCTGTGGGAGCAGGCTCCACCTGAGGAGGGTCCATCTGAGCAGATTCCTTCTCAACAGGTTCCTTCTGAGGAGGCTTACTGCTTTTcttacttgatttatttttcagagttttcttctttgtactttttttcaagcaagtattttgctttttattctccTCCACTTTGCTGTCACCCTTTGGCACTTCCTGACTATTATTTTTGGATTTGCTTtctaccttctttttcttttttgttgaagATTCCTCATCAGCATCATGTAAAGAATGGGTGTCAACTTCCagcttccttttgcttttcttagtTTTACTGAATTTTTCTGAATTGCTTCCTGTATGCACATCCATTTCTTTCGTCTCTGTTACTGATTTTCGAGTTCTGGTAGTCACCTGAATCATTGACACATTATTAGAAGGCTTCTTCTCTTTTGAGACATCTCTTTTCTCTGCTTTGACGGACTTTTCGTTTTTCTTTCCAGCCACAtccccttttatttttgtttgttctatttctgttttttcattggTAATATCAGGCAAGTCCACCTCtcgttttttggttttctttagttTCACTTTTGAGACATCCATTGTTTTATTAGGACAAGTAGGATGCTTAGATTTGAAGTGATACTGTAGATTACACTTCTTGGAAGCTGCATAGTCACACACAGGGCAATTGAACTGCCGTGGGTTCACATGTAGCTCTACGTGTTTTTTGAAGTTGCTTCTATCTGCTGTTTTGTAATCACAGTGTGGGCAATTAAGAGGTTTAGGCCCATTGTGAACCTGTCTTGCATGGCGGGTTACTTCGTGTTGATTAGAGGCCACGTAACTGCACTGATCACATTTAAATGGCTTCTCACCTGAAGACAAATCAAAAGTATGAGAGAAGACATAGATTAAGACAAATTCAAGATTAAAATATAAGGAACTGTATATGTAAAGTAACAACAAAGACTATTTATTGAAAATGCTGTATCATGCACCTTacatttatcatatttatttgtataacATTTCTCTTATCCTTTGACATTGATTCTCAAAAGAGAGGAATAAATCTCAGTCAACCACAAGCTTCAAAAAAGTTCAAGTTAGAGTCCTCAAGTACTATTAAAGAACAGAGATTCTTTAAGACATACACAACTATTGGCAAAGTTCAATTGGGCTCTGGATGttaatttgggggaaaattatcaattttaattttttgtgtgtgtttagttaaaacaaatacctaatgaagtagaaaataaaattctggccaggtgcagtggctcacgactagAATCTCAACTCTAtgggaggccatggcagaaggactgcttgagcccagaagctacAGAACAAcctgagcaaaataaataaaaacaaaaattaactttgggaggccaagatgggcggataccttttggccaggagtttgagaccagcctggccaac is a genomic window of Macaca mulatta isolate MMU2019108-1 chromosome 5, T2T-MMU8v2.0, whole genome shotgun sequence containing:
- the REST gene encoding RE1-silencing transcription factor, whose product is MATQVMGQSSGGGGLFTSSGNIGMALPNDMYDLHDLSKAELAAPQLIMLANVALTGEVNGSCCDYLVGEERQMAELMPVGDNNFSDSEEGEGLEESAEIKGEPHGLENMELRSLELSVVEPQPVFEASGAPEIYSSNKDLSPETPGAEDKGKSSKTKPFRCKPCQYEAESEEQFVHHIRVHSAKKFFVEESAEKQAKARESGSSTAEEGDFSKGPIRCDRCGYNTNRYDHYTAHLKHHTRAGDNERVYKCIICTYTTVSEYHWRKHLRNHFPRKVYTCGKCNYFSDRKNNYVQHVRTHTGERPYKCELCPYSSSQKTHLTRHMRTHSGEKPFKCDQCSYVASNQHEVTRHARQVHNGPKPLNCPHCDYKTADRSNFKKHVELHVNPRQFNCPVCDYAASKKCNLQYHFKSKHPTCPNKTMDVSKVKLKKTKKREVDLPDITNEKTEIEQTKIKGDVAGKKNEKSVKAEKRDVSKEKKPSNNVSMIQVTTRTRKSVTETKEMDVHTGSNSEKFSKTKKSKRKLEVDTHSLHDADEESSTKKKKKVESKSKNNSQEVPKGDSKVEENKKQNTCLKKSTKKKTLKNKSSKKSSKPPQKEPVEKESAQMDPPQVEPAPTEAIQKGPVQVEPPPPIDPAQVEGAQIQPAHDEPIQMEVAQEGPAQKELLPPLEPAQMAGAQMVPAHMELPPPMETAQTEVAQMGPAPVEPAQMEVAQVEPAPMQVVQKEPVQMELSHPMEVVQKEPVQIELSPPMEVVQKEPVQIELSPPIEVVQNEPVQMEASPPMGVVQKEPDQREPPPREPPLHMESVSKKPPLRKDKKEKSNMQSERARKEQVLIEVGLVPVKDSRLLKESVSTEDLSPPSPPLPKENLREEASGDQKLLNIGEGNKEAPLQKVGAEEADESLPGLAANINESTNVSSSGQNLNTPEGETLNGKHQTDTMVCEMKMDTDQNIRENLPGINSTVEEAVSPVLPPSAVEEHEAVSKTALASPPATMAVNESQEIDEDEGIHSHEGSDLSDNMSEGSDDSGLHGARPVPQESSRKNAKEALAVKAAKGDFVCIFCDRSFRKGKDYSKHLNRHLVNVYYLEEAAQGQE